One genomic segment of Mycolicibacterium gilvum includes these proteins:
- a CDS encoding N-acetylmuramoyl-L-alanine amidase, which translates to MSSLRRGDRGGAVAEIRAALAALGMATDPDEDLSTGKHVAADLFDDELDHAVRAFQQHRGLLVDGIVGEATYRALKEASYRLGARTLNHQFGAPMYGDDVATLQARLQDLGFYTGLVDGHFGLQTHNALSSYQREYGLYPDGICGPETLRSLYFLGARVTGGSPHAIREEELVRSSGPRLSGKRIIVDPGRGGSDHGVIVNGPDGPISEADILWDLASRLEGRMTAIGIETFLSRSANSSPTDAERAATANTVGADMMISLRCATQDSPAPNGVASFHFGNSHGSVSTIGRNLADFIQREVVARTGLRDCRVHGRTWDLLRLTRMPTVQVDVGYISNPGDRATLVSPESRDALAEGILAAVKRLYLLGKNDRPTGTFTFAELLAHELSVEQARRG; encoded by the coding sequence GAGATCAGAGCCGCTCTCGCGGCGCTCGGCATGGCCACCGACCCCGACGAGGATCTGAGCACCGGCAAGCACGTCGCCGCAGATCTGTTCGACGACGAACTCGACCATGCGGTCCGCGCATTTCAGCAGCACCGCGGGCTTCTCGTCGACGGAATCGTCGGTGAGGCCACCTACCGCGCACTCAAGGAAGCCTCCTACCGGCTCGGGGCGCGCACCCTCAACCATCAGTTCGGCGCACCGATGTACGGCGACGATGTCGCGACACTTCAAGCCCGGCTGCAGGATCTCGGTTTCTACACCGGTCTGGTCGACGGTCATTTCGGGCTGCAGACCCACAACGCGCTGTCCTCGTATCAGCGGGAGTACGGCCTCTACCCCGACGGCATCTGCGGCCCGGAGACGTTGCGCTCCTTGTACTTTCTCGGGGCTCGCGTCACCGGCGGTTCGCCGCACGCGATCCGGGAGGAGGAACTCGTCCGAAGCTCCGGACCGCGCCTGTCGGGCAAGCGCATCATCGTCGACCCGGGTCGTGGAGGCTCCGATCACGGCGTGATCGTCAACGGACCCGACGGACCGATCAGCGAAGCGGACATCTTGTGGGACTTGGCAAGTCGCCTCGAGGGTCGCATGACGGCGATCGGCATCGAGACGTTCCTGTCGCGATCGGCGAACTCGTCCCCCACCGATGCCGAGCGCGCGGCCACCGCCAACACGGTGGGCGCCGACATGATGATCAGCCTGCGGTGCGCCACCCAGGACAGTCCGGCGCCCAACGGTGTCGCCTCGTTCCACTTCGGCAATTCCCACGGTTCGGTGTCCACCATCGGACGCAACCTCGCCGACTTCATCCAGCGAGAGGTCGTGGCGCGAACCGGATTACGTGACTGCCGAGTGCACGGCCGCACCTGGGATCTGCTCCGGCTCACCCGTATGCCCACCGTGCAGGTCGACGTCGGGTACATCAGCAACCCGGGTGACAGGGCCACGCTGGTCTCCCCCGAATCCCGGGACGCGCTCGCCGAGGGCATCCTCGCCGCGGTCAAACGCCTGTACCTGCTCGGCAAGAACGACCGTCCCACAGGCACTTTCACGTTTGCCGAGCTGCTGGCTCACGAACTGTCGGTGGAGCAGGCACGCCGCGGCTAG
- a CDS encoding acetyltransferase translates to MATRITPLRLEAFEQLPKHARRCVYWEVDPPVGGGGDQLADPEFEKEAWLSMVMLEWGSCGQLAVECRTDPSDGEPLPVADDDPCLGYVFYAPPLSVPRAVRFPTGPVSADAVLLTTLGIESGQNSDTLAHTLIAAVVADLVRRGVRALEAFGRTAAASELTGLPSVPQDVLPVTEALGDCSVEQCVLDADLLMDAGFVVVSHHTYFPRLRLELEQGLGWKAGVEAALERLLESAQLEQPVGAGAGVGV, encoded by the coding sequence GTGGCCACGCGAATCACGCCCCTTCGGCTCGAGGCTTTCGAGCAGCTGCCGAAGCACGCGCGACGATGTGTCTACTGGGAGGTCGATCCACCGGTCGGCGGGGGCGGGGACCAGTTGGCGGACCCGGAGTTCGAGAAGGAAGCGTGGCTTTCGATGGTCATGCTCGAATGGGGCTCGTGCGGGCAGCTCGCCGTCGAATGCCGGACCGATCCCTCCGACGGCGAACCGCTGCCGGTGGCCGACGACGATCCGTGCCTCGGGTACGTGTTCTACGCACCTCCCCTTTCGGTGCCACGGGCGGTCCGGTTCCCGACCGGTCCGGTCAGCGCCGACGCCGTTCTGCTGACCACCCTGGGCATCGAGTCCGGCCAGAACAGCGACACCCTGGCGCACACACTGATCGCCGCCGTCGTCGCCGACCTGGTGCGCCGCGGCGTGCGCGCGCTCGAGGCCTTCGGCCGCACCGCCGCGGCGTCCGAACTGACCGGCCTTCCGTCGGTGCCCCAGGATGTCTTGCCCGTGACGGAGGCGCTGGGGGATTGCTCGGTGGAGCAGTGCGTCCTGGACGCCGATCTGTTGATGGACGCCGGTTTCGTGGTGGTGTCGCACCACACCTATTTCCCTCGGCTTCGCCTCGAGCTGGAACAGGGACTCGGGTGGAAGGCCGGCGTCGAGGCAGCGTTGGAGAGACTTCTGGAAAGCGCGCAGCTGGAGCAGCCCGTGGGTGCGGGGGCCGGCGTCGGCGTCTGA